From a single Rutidosis leptorrhynchoides isolate AG116_Rl617_1_P2 chromosome 5, CSIRO_AGI_Rlap_v1, whole genome shotgun sequence genomic region:
- the LOC139850675 gene encoding WAT1-related protein At5g40230-like has protein sequence MKEYVGMVGTQVAQVLLMIFSKQAIADGMSSYSFILYSNVLASTILFPLSLIFHRSPDRPPLTFNVLCGFIVVGLFGFLAQIFGYTGVSLSSATLGTTLLNLIPGFTFVLAIFCRMEIMNIKSSTTQAKFIGTIVSIAGAIIMTLYQGPTILPSSLEKEVSNNLLTQASNWVLGGFLLSVDAIFASMYIVSQAIVLKKYPAVIILMFGYCFVCTVLSGVASLIFETDLSSFDLRPKMRLLGILYSGIFGYAFQVTVQSWCVRKRGPLFVAMFHPVGIVISNLIGVIFLGDGFYLGSLLGSIVVVVGFYTVMWGKSKEQKVTMANTSLISKADNAAAPLLADVEEQITHPLQ, from the exons ATGAAGGAGTATGTAGGTATGGTTGGAACACAGGTAGCACAAGTTTTACTTATGATATTTAGCAAACAAGCAATTGCAGATGGCATGTCCAGTTATTCTTTCATTTTGTACTCAAATGTACTTGCTTCAACCATCCTTTTCCCCCTTTCTCTCATTTTTCACAG ATCACCAGATCGTCCTCCACTTACCTTTAATGTGCTGTGTGGATTTATCGTTGTTGGCCTTTTTGG TTTTTTGGCACAGATATTTGGTTACACGGGTGTCTCATTATCTTCTGCTACTCTTGGAACCACATTGCTCAATCTCATCCCGGGTTTTACATTCGTGCTAGCCATCTTTTGTAG GATGGAAATAATGAACATTAAAAGCTCAACCACACAGGCGAAATTCATCGGCACTATAGTGTCGATAGCAGGAGCTATAATCATGACTCTTTACCAGGGACCCACAATTTTACCTTCTTCTTTAGAAAAAGAAGTTTCAAATAATCTTCTTACGCAAGCATCGAACTGGGTACTTGGTGGATTCCTTCTGTCGGTTGACGCCATATTTGCTTCTATGTATATTGTTTCGCAG GCGATTGTCCTTAAAAAGTACCCTGCAGTGATCATTCTTATGTTTGGTTACTGCTTCGTCTGCACCGTTTTATCTGGAGTTGCTTCTTTGATATTCGAAACTGATTTAAGTAGTTTCGATTTAAGGCCTAAGATGAGGTTGCTTGGGATCCTTTACTCG GGGATATTTGGGTATGCTTTTCAAGTAACGGTTCAATCATGGTGTGTACGAAAGAGAGGACCACTTTTTGTCGCTATGTTTCACCCTGTGGGAATTGTGATCTCCAATTTGATTGGTGTCATCTTCTTAGGAGATGGTTTCTATCTTGGAAG TTTGTTGGGATCAatcgttgttgttgttgggttttatactgTGATGTGGGGGAAATCTAAAGAACAGAAAGTTACGATGGCTAATACAAGTTTGATCTCAAAGGCCGACAATGCAGCAGCCCCTCTCTTAGCAGACGTTGAGGAGCAGATTACACATCCCTTGCAATAA